DNA from Salinibacterium sp. dk2585:
CCCCGGCGCGATCCGCGTGCGGCCGGGAACCATAGAACTCAATGCCGACCGAACGGAGGCCGAGCGGATCACGCTCATCATGGTCAACACGGGCGACCGTCCGGTGCAGATCGGCTCGCACATCCACCTGCCCGATGTGAACCCAGCGCTCGATTTCGACCGCGAGCGGGCCGCAGGCTTCCGGCTGGACATCCCCTCTGGCACGTCGCAGCGCTTCGAGCCCGGCGCCTCCCGAGAGGTCGATGCGGTCGCCCTGCGCGGACGACGCCTCGTGCCCGGCATCCGCCTGCGTGAAGAGGGAGTCGCCTGATGGTGAGGATCAGCCGCGAACGATACGCGGCACTCTACGGGCCGAGCGTCGGCGACCAGATCCGCCTGGGCGACACGGACCTGTGGATCGAGGTCGAGCAAGACCTCACGATGGGTGGCGAGGAAGCGGTGTTCGGCGGTGGAAAGTCGATCCGTGAGTCGATGGCCCAGGGCTCAACCACGCGAGCGGAGGGCGCGCCCGACACGATCATCACCAATGCGATCGTGCTCGACTGGTGGGGCATCGTGCGGGCGGATGTCGGCATCCGCGACGGCAGAATCGTCGCACTCGGCAGGGCAGGCAATCCCGACATCGCCGACGGCGTGCATCCGGACCTGCAGATCGGCCCCTCGACCGACGTGATCTCCGGGGAGGGCAGGATCCTCACGGCGGGCGGCTTCGACTCCCACGTGCACCTGCTCTCGCCCTCGCAGATCCATGAGGCGCTCGCGACCGGCATCACCACGATCGCGGGCGGCGGCACGGGCCCCTCAGAGGGAAGCAAGGCGACGACCGTGACGCCGGGCGCCTGGCACCTCGAGGCCATGCACCGCGCCCTTGACGCGCTCCCGGTCAACGTGCTGCTGCTCGGCAAGGGCAACACCGTGTCAGCCGAGGGGCTCCGCGAGCAGGCGCTCGGCGGCGCGGCCGGCTACAAGGTGCACGAGGACTGGGGCTCGACCCCGGCCGCGATCGACGCGGCACTGCGAGCGGCGGATGACTTCGGGCTGCAGGTGGCCCTCCACTCCGACTCGCTCAACGAGGCGGGCTTCGTGGAGTCGACCATCCGCGCCATCGGGGGTCGAAGCATCCACGCCTTCCATGTCGAGGGCGCAGGGGGCGGGCACGCACCCGACATCCTGAGCATCGCGTCGCTTCCGCACATCCTGCCCGGTTCGACCAACCCGACGCTCCCCCACACGGTCAACACCGTGGCGGAGCACATCGACATGCTCATGGTCTGCCACCACCTGAACCCCGCGGTGCCCGAAGACCTGGCCTTCGCCGAGTCGCGCATCCGAGCCACCACGATCGCCGCCGAGGACATCCTCCACGACATGGGCGCCCTCTCGATCACCTCCTCGGATGCGCAGGCCATGGGCCGCATCGGGGAGGTCATCACCCGCACGTGGCAGGTGGCCCACGTCATGAAACAGCAGCGCGGGCGCCTCGGTGAATCGTTTCCCGCCGACAATGAGCGCGCCCGCCGCTACGTGGCGAAGTACACGATCAACCCGGCAGTCGCACACGGCGTCGACACGCTCATCGGCTCCATCGAGCCCGGCAAGCTGGCCGACCTCGTGCTGTGGGAACCGAAGATGTTCGGGGTGAGGCCCGCCCTCGTCATCAAGGGCGGCGCCATCGCCTGGGCTGCCCTCGGCGACCCCAACGCCTCGATCCCCACGCCCCAGCCCGTGCTCATGCGCCCCGCCTTCGGCGATGCCATCGCGGCGGACCTCTCGTACTCCTTCGTCTCGCCCGCCGCGATCGACTCCGGGATCGAAGGTCGGCTGGGACTGCGGCGTCGGCTCCTCCCGGTCGCTCCGACCCGAGCGACGAGCAAGGCCGACATGAAGAACAACGACGCCCTGCCTCGCATCGACGTCGTGCCCGACACCTTCGCGATCTCAATCGACGGGGAACCGGTCGTGCCGGCCCCCGCATCCACCCTCCCGCTCGCGCAGCTCTACAACCTCTTTTGAGCCCATGACCGCCGCCCCTCCCGTCGACGCGATGACCGTCGCGATGCTGCTCGCAGACTCGCGCCTGCCCTCGGGCGCCCACGTGTCGTCGAACGGACTCGAGGCCGCGCTGAACGCGGGGGTGCACCCGGCGCACATCCCCGATTACCTGTCATCACGCATGGCAACCGTGGTGCGGGTCGAGGCGGGCACGGCCATCGCTGCGCGCGCCGCGGTGGTCGCAGGGGTCGATGTTCCCGACACACTTGAACGGGTCGAGGCGGAGTGGGCGGCGCGCACGCCGAGTGCCGCCCTCCGCACGATCGCCGCCGCGCTCGGCGCCGGCCTCGGTCGTCTCGCCTGCCTGCTGTGGCCCGAGTCGCCCGTCATCGCCTACGCCTCGGGAGCCCGGATGTCGCGAGCTACGCTCCTCGGAACGATCGCCGCCGAGGCAGGCATCAGTCCTGGGCAGTTGGCTCGCCTCGTCGCGTACGACGATGCACAGACGGTCGCCGCCGCGACCCTCAAGCTCGAGCCCCTCGACCCGGCGACTCCCGCCAGGTGGGTGCTCGACGCGTGTGCCGAGTTCGAGGCATCCGTTCCCTTACTTGCCCAGATCACCCAACCGGAGGCGATCCCCGCCGCCGGTGCACCACAGATAGAGGAGTGGGCGGAAGCCCACTCCCAGCTCACAAGGAGGCTCTTCCGTGCCTGAGACATCCACCCGTTCACTCCGCCTCGGCATCGCAGGCCCCGTCGGCACCGGCAAGAGCTCGCTCATCGCGACCATCTGCCGCGCCCTCAACGAGGAGCTCCGCATCGGCGTCATCACCAACGACATCTATACGGACGAGGACGCGCGCTTCCTGCGCTCGGCCGGGGTGCTCGACGCGGAACGCATCCGCGCGGTCGAGACGGGCGCGTGTCCGCACACGGCCATCCGTGACGACATCACGGCCAACCTCCTCGCGGTGGAGGAACTCGAGCGCGACTTCGCCACCCTCGACCTCACCCTCATCGAGTCCGGCGGCGACAACCTCACCGCCACCTTCTCACCCGCGCTCATCGACGCACAGATCTTCGTGCTCGATGTCGCGGGCGGTGGGGACGTTGCCCGCAAAGGCGGCCCCGGTATCGCTCGCGCCGACCTCCTCGTCGTCAACAAGACCGACCTCGCGCCGCACGTCGGCGTCGACGTTCAACTCATGGTGTCCGACGCCCTGGAAGCGCGTGAAGGTGCGCCCGTGCTGGCCCTCTCGCGCAGTGACGCCGCCTCGGTTGCCGAGTTGCGGCTGTGGCTGCTCGGCCTGCTCGAGCGACACCGCTCAGGCGTGCACGTGCCGCAGGACCCGGGGCCCATGGCACCGCACTTCCATGCGGAAGACGAGCACGGCCACAGCCACGACCACGACCACGACCACGACCACGACCACCCACACGCGCACGACCACAGCCACGCCTGATGTACATCGGCCTCGAGCGTGCCGGGGAGACCGCGCAGGTACAGCTGCGCGGTGACATGCTCGCGCCCAGGCTGCTCGGGGCGGGGCGTGACTCCGCCAGGGTGGGCATCATCGCGGGCGAAGCGCTCCTCCTCGCGGGCGACACGGTCGAGACCGAAGTACGGGTCGGCGAGGGCTGCACGCTCGAACTCGAGGACATCGGCGGCACGGTCGCCTATGGCGGCGACGGCGCGGCATCCCGCTGGCGCGTGTCGATCACGGTGGAGCGCGGGGCACGGCTGATCTGGCACACCATGCCGTTCGTCGTCGCCGACGGGGCGGATGTCTGCCGCACCACCTCCATCGTCCTTGGTCGCGGCGCCGTCGCCATGCTTCGCGAGACCTTCGTGCTTGGCCGCACAGGCGAGTCCGGAGGACGACTGCTCGCCCGCACCGACGTCGAGCTCGACGGTCGCGCCCTCTACCGCGAGAGCCTCACGCTGGATGGCGCCCTCCCCCGCATCGGCGTGCTGGGCACACACCGCGTGATCGACTCGGCAATGAGCCTGGGCCGGCGCCGCGCCTCCCCACCGGGCGCGCTGCAGTTGGCCGGGGAGGGGACCATCGTCCGGGCGATGGGAAACGCCGCACATCTGGCGACGGTGGAATCGGAGTGGGCGCAGTGGGTGTCCACGCCCTCGCTCGGCGGCAATACAGCTGAGCAGCAAGGCGCTCCCGCAACCCCCTCGCTCCATCCCTGAGAGAGCGCGTCAGGGTGGCGAAACTGAACGTTTACACGGGCGACACCGCCGGGCGATGCGGCGGAGTGAAGATGGTCATGCAGCGTAAGCCGTTGCCAGACCACACGAGACAAAAAACCTCGGTGGACGTCTCATCGAGCCGCACCCCGGCATCCGAGACCTCTGTCGCAATGGCGTGCCGGTCCCGCGTTCGATGAGTCCTTCATCCGGACAGTCTGAAAGGGAGTCGCATGTTACGCGTCACTATCCTCTGTGGAAACCCCAAGAAGGGTTCGCGCACGCTTCGTATCGCTGAAGCGCTCGTCTCGCATCTGGTCGCACCCGGAGAGGCGGATGTCACAACCGTCGACCTCGCCGAATACTCGCAGCACATCTTCGAGTGGCCATCCGACGTCATGGCGCAGATCAACCAGGCAGCCGCCGACAGCGACCTGCTCGTGGTCGCGTCCCCCACCTACAAGGCCAGCTACACGGGACTGCTCAAGGGATTCCTCGACCGATACCCGGCAGAAGGCCTTGCCGGTGTGGTCGCCATCCCCGTGATGACGGGTGCCGACCTCGGTCACGCCATGGGCCCCGAGGTGAACCTTCGCCCGCTCCTCGTTGAACTCGGCGCTTCCGTGCCCACGAAGGGCTTCTACTTCGTGATGAGCGAGATGGACCAACTCGAGGCGAGGGTCCAGAACTGGGTCGCGGCCAATGCTGCGCTCCTCCGCTCCGTGTCGAACGTCGCCGCCAACACGAGGGAACTCGCCGCGGCGGAGGTGACCGCACGATGAGCCTCACACTCGAGACGCATGCCGCCAACCCGAGCCGCGCCATGCAGGGCGACAGCCTGCTCCGCGCGCCCGCCGATGACCCGCGCCTCATCCGCGCAGCCTTCGGGCGCTTCCCGTCAGGGGTCGCGGCACTCTGTGCTCGTGTCGACGGGGAGAAGGTGGGAATGGTGGCGTCCTCGTTCTCCGTCGGCGCTTCCTTCGACCCGCCGCTCGTGATGTTCTCGGCCCAGAATTCCTCGACCACCTGGCCAAAACTGCAACGTGCGCAGGAGATCGGCGTCTCTGTGCTGGGAGGCGCACAAGCGGCAGCCTGCCTGCAGTTGGCCTCGCGTTCACGGGACCGGTTCGACGGGCTCAACCTCCACGAGACGGAGGGTGGCGCCCTCCTGGTGCACGACTCAGCAATGTGGTTGCAGACCCGCGTTCTCTCCCAAACCCCCGCGGGAGACCACCACGTCGTGCTCCTGGAAGTGACAGCGCTCCACGTCGTCGACGGCGTGGAACCGCTGATCTACCACGCGCAGCGGTTCCACGGATTGCGCGCCGCCGGGTAGAGTCCCGCGCGAGACGCGCCACGCGACGGCGGGATGCCACGCCCTCACACGGGGGCTGGCATCCCGCCTCGATGTGCCCGAGACTCGATGCACCGTCGAGATCCAAAGGAGGATCCATGCCAGGCATCCCGGCCAAACGCGACTGGATGCTCGCGGGCATCGGCCTCCTCGCGATTGCGGCCGTCATCGTGATCGGCCTCCTCGTCACCCGCGCACTCGACGACACGGGCCCGGAAGGTCCCGGAATCGACATCCATCCCACGGCGCCCGCCGAGACGCCGCCCGTCTCGAGCCCGCGGCCCGTCATCCCTGCCGAGTAGCACTTCCACGAGAAAGGGCCGCCCCTTGCGGGACGGCCCAAGACTCACGCGGCGCTTACTGCGCCGTGTAGCCACCATCGACCAGATGCTGCGACCCGGTGACGTAGCTCGCCTTGTCGCTCAGCAGGAACAGCACGAGCGCGGCAACCTCATCGGCCGAACCGAGACGACCGATCGGATGCTTCGAGACAAGCCCCTCGTAGACATCCTTCGGCAGGCCCGCAAGCAGCGGGGTGTCGATGTAGCCGGGGTGCACCGAGTTGATGCGCAGCCCCTTGGGCGCATAGCTGATGGCCGCGGCCTTCGTCATGCCAGCGACGCCGTGCTTCGCGGCAACATACGGTAGCGCGGCCGCATCCCCTACAACGCCAAGAATCGACGACGTGTTCACGATCGCCCCGCCGCCGGCCTTCACGATCTCGGGTGCCTGGAAGTGGATGCCGTAGAACACCGAGTGCAGGTTCACATCCATGAGCTTCTGGTAGCCCTCGATGTCGATGTCTTCTGCGAGCCCCTGCGGCCCGCCGATTCCGGCATTGTTGAACGCGAGGTGGAGCGCGCCGTACTCCGAGACGGCGCGGTCGACGGCCGCCTTCACGTCATCGGGGTTGCCGACGTCACCCGCAATTGCGGTGGCTTTGCCACCCACGGCGACGATCTCATCGACGACCTTCTGCGCCACGTCCTGCTTCAGATCATTGACGACGACGCTCGCGCCACCCGCGGCAAGCCCAATGGCCACGGCCTTGCCGATGCCCGAACCTCCGCCCGTGACGAGTGCGATCTTTCCTTCGAATTCCTTGGTCATTTCATCCTCCGTGCGCCCTCGTGGGGTGCTGCTTGGTGAACTGCTGGCCTGGTGGTCAGTCCCTTGCTACAACAAGAGTTCCCTCCAGGAAATTCCATTCATACGTATACATGATCGTCACAGCTCCGAGTCGGACGGCATGTCCCTCGCACCGAGGTCCGCCGAGACATCCGCTTCGTCCGCGTGCTCGAGCGGCCACACGACCATGAAGCGCTCGAACACGACCTCGATGTCGTCAGACCAGCGGATGCCACGGGCCCCCGCCACCCGCCGCCAATAGCGCGTGTGACTCTCCAACCAGCCGTCGCGACTGCGGTCGCCCTCGCCCTCATCCCACGCGAAGGCGTCGTCGACACTGCGCACGGGCCCGAGGCGAAGCTCGGTCGACCTGAGCACGACGACAGGTGTGCCGCGCCCGTCGCAGGCGATCCAGTGTCCGCCGATCTGGGGCAGCGGCTGCCCATCGGCCTCGAACTCCGCCACGAGCGTCGCCGTCGCCCGCTTGCCCCCCTCCAGCACGAGCGCCAGGAGATCATCCGCCAGCTCGACGGAGTCGCCGAAGAACTCCACCGATGGATGCTCGCCATCCGGCCCCGGCACCGCGTCACGATAGGCGTGCCAGAGCTCGGCGGCCGCCGTCATGTCGGGCTCAGGAAAGGGGGTGGTCATAGGTCTTCCAATCACGTCGCATCCATCCTGCGCCGCCGAGGCCGAGAGGTCCACCCCCTATGACGCCGCACTACACGGGGAGGCGCGGCTGGGTCGCTGGGAAAGTCCACCAGCCTACGCATGCTCACGCATGGTGCGCGCGCTGCCCGAGCAAACACCGGGCGGCCGGGGCACAATGGGCGAATGCATGCCACACCCTCCGACGACACCACCCACCGCCGCATCCGCGCCACCGTGCACGGGGCGGTGCAGGGTGTCGGGTTCCGCTGGGCCACCGCCGAACACGCCACCGAGATCGGCGCCTCAGGCTGGGTCAGGAACCAGACCGACGGCACCGTGCTCGCCGAGATCGAGGGCAGCCTTGAACAGGTCGACGACATGATCGACTTCCTGCACCGGGGTTCGCAGTTCGCACGAGT
Protein-coding regions in this window:
- a CDS encoding NADPH-dependent FMN reductase; translated protein: MLRVTILCGNPKKGSRTLRIAEALVSHLVAPGEADVTTVDLAEYSQHIFEWPSDVMAQINQAAADSDLLVVASPTYKASYTGLLKGFLDRYPAEGLAGVVAIPVMTGADLGHAMGPEVNLRPLLVELGASVPTKGFYFVMSEMDQLEARVQNWVAANAALLRSVSNVAANTRELAAAEVTAR
- a CDS encoding SDR family NAD(P)-dependent oxidoreductase, with the translated sequence MTKEFEGKIALVTGGGSGIGKAVAIGLAAGGASVVVNDLKQDVAQKVVDEIVAVGGKATAIAGDVGNPDDVKAAVDRAVSEYGALHLAFNNAGIGGPQGLAEDIDIEGYQKLMDVNLHSVFYGIHFQAPEIVKAGGGAIVNTSSILGVVGDAAALPYVAAKHGVAGMTKAAAISYAPKGLRINSVHPGYIDTPLLAGLPKDVYEGLVSKHPIGRLGSADEVAALVLFLLSDKASYVTGSQHLVDGGYTAQ
- the ureB gene encoding urease subunit beta, whose translation is MATTSTSGPGAIRVRPGTIELNADRTEAERITLIMVNTGDRPVQIGSHIHLPDVNPALDFDRERAAGFRLDIPSGTSQRFEPGASREVDAVALRGRRLVPGIRLREEGVA
- a CDS encoding urease accessory protein UreF — encoded protein: MTAAPPVDAMTVAMLLADSRLPSGAHVSSNGLEAALNAGVHPAHIPDYLSSRMATVVRVEAGTAIAARAAVVAGVDVPDTLERVEAEWAARTPSAALRTIAAALGAGLGRLACLLWPESPVIAYASGARMSRATLLGTIAAEAGISPGQLARLVAYDDAQTVAAATLKLEPLDPATPARWVLDACAEFEASVPLLAQITQPEAIPAAGAPQIEEWAEAHSQLTRRLFRA
- a CDS encoding acylphosphatase; its protein translation is MHATPSDDTTHRRIRATVHGAVQGVGFRWATAEHATEIGASGWVRNQTDGTVLAEIEGSLEQVDDMIDFLHRGSQFARVDNIDIEELTPDGSAGFTIH
- a CDS encoding urease accessory protein UreD, producing MYIGLERAGETAQVQLRGDMLAPRLLGAGRDSARVGIIAGEALLLAGDTVETEVRVGEGCTLELEDIGGTVAYGGDGAASRWRVSITVERGARLIWHTMPFVVADGADVCRTTSIVLGRGAVAMLRETFVLGRTGESGGRLLARTDVELDGRALYRESLTLDGALPRIGVLGTHRVIDSAMSLGRRRASPPGALQLAGEGTIVRAMGNAAHLATVESEWAQWVSTPSLGGNTAEQQGAPATPSLHP
- the ureG gene encoding urease accessory protein UreG, with protein sequence MPETSTRSLRLGIAGPVGTGKSSLIATICRALNEELRIGVITNDIYTDEDARFLRSAGVLDAERIRAVETGACPHTAIRDDITANLLAVEELERDFATLDLTLIESGGDNLTATFSPALIDAQIFVLDVAGGGDVARKGGPGIARADLLVVNKTDLAPHVGVDVQLMVSDALEAREGAPVLALSRSDAASVAELRLWLLGLLERHRSGVHVPQDPGPMAPHFHAEDEHGHSHDHDHDHDHDHPHAHDHSHA
- a CDS encoding urease subunit alpha; this encodes MVRISRERYAALYGPSVGDQIRLGDTDLWIEVEQDLTMGGEEAVFGGGKSIRESMAQGSTTRAEGAPDTIITNAIVLDWWGIVRADVGIRDGRIVALGRAGNPDIADGVHPDLQIGPSTDVISGEGRILTAGGFDSHVHLLSPSQIHEALATGITTIAGGGTGPSEGSKATTVTPGAWHLEAMHRALDALPVNVLLLGKGNTVSAEGLREQALGGAAGYKVHEDWGSTPAAIDAALRAADDFGLQVALHSDSLNEAGFVESTIRAIGGRSIHAFHVEGAGGGHAPDILSIASLPHILPGSTNPTLPHTVNTVAEHIDMLMVCHHLNPAVPEDLAFAESRIRATTIAAEDILHDMGALSITSSDAQAMGRIGEVITRTWQVAHVMKQQRGRLGESFPADNERARRYVAKYTINPAVAHGVDTLIGSIEPGKLADLVLWEPKMFGVRPALVIKGGAIAWAALGDPNASIPTPQPVLMRPAFGDAIAADLSYSFVSPAAIDSGIEGRLGLRRRLLPVAPTRATSKADMKNNDALPRIDVVPDTFAISIDGEPVVPAPASTLPLAQLYNLF
- a CDS encoding ASCH domain-containing protein; translated protein: MTTPFPEPDMTAAAELWHAYRDAVPGPDGEHPSVEFFGDSVELADDLLALVLEGGKRATATLVAEFEADGQPLPQIGGHWIACDGRGTPVVVLRSTELRLGPVRSVDDAFAWDEGEGDRSRDGWLESHTRYWRRVAGARGIRWSDDIEVVFERFMVVWPLEHADEADVSADLGARDMPSDSEL
- a CDS encoding flavin reductase family protein encodes the protein MSLTLETHAANPSRAMQGDSLLRAPADDPRLIRAAFGRFPSGVAALCARVDGEKVGMVASSFSVGASFDPPLVMFSAQNSSTTWPKLQRAQEIGVSVLGGAQAAACLQLASRSRDRFDGLNLHETEGGALLVHDSAMWLQTRVLSQTPAGDHHVVLLEVTALHVVDGVEPLIYHAQRFHGLRAAG